In a genomic window of Streptomyces koelreuteriae:
- a CDS encoding dipeptide ABC transporter ATP-binding protein, producing MTSNAPDTHDALISARNLTVGFGDREVVRGVSLTVRRGETVALVGESGSGKSVTARTLVGLTGAGARVAADGLTWQGEDVRGWGERRWRRVRGRGIGFVLQDALVSLDPLRPVGREIEDALRLHGYGDRATRRARVLEVMTQVGIPDPELRAGQRPHELSGGLRQRALIASALALDPPLLIADEPTTALDATIQAQILDLLAAARSRERGLLFITHDLGVVRRLADRVAVMRGGEIVEEGEAAAVLEDPRHPYTRTLLAADPARHPKGTRLTPGPAPAPRRTGERPEGTVLAADGIHKAFGGRDAVHDVSFALAAGRTLGIVGESGSGKSTTARIALGLTRPDTGTVTLHGEPWSELPERERRPRRHGIQLVHQDALSAFDPRWTVRRSLIDAVRLKRPGHPVPTPDEAARRVTELAAQVGLPEDTLDRHPLSLSGGQRQRAALARALAPRPAVLILDEPVSALDVSVQAQVLDLLAELQDSLGLAYLFISHDLGVVRHVSDDVLVMKDGRVVESGPAEDLFSAPQHPYTRALLDAVHPHPTTTAGATR from the coding sequence TGATATCCGCGCGGAATCTGACCGTCGGCTTCGGCGACCGCGAGGTCGTGCGCGGTGTCTCCCTCACCGTGCGGCGCGGCGAGACCGTCGCCCTGGTCGGCGAGTCCGGCTCCGGCAAGAGCGTCACGGCCCGCACGCTGGTCGGCCTGACCGGTGCCGGTGCGCGGGTGGCGGCGGACGGGCTGACCTGGCAGGGCGAGGACGTACGCGGATGGGGCGAGCGGCGGTGGCGCCGGGTGCGCGGCCGGGGCATCGGGTTCGTGCTCCAGGACGCGCTCGTCTCACTCGACCCGCTCCGTCCGGTCGGCAGGGAGATCGAGGACGCCCTGCGCCTGCACGGCTACGGCGACCGGGCCACCCGGCGGGCCCGCGTCCTCGAGGTGATGACGCAGGTCGGCATCCCGGACCCCGAACTGCGCGCCGGCCAGCGTCCGCACGAGCTGTCCGGCGGGCTGCGCCAGCGTGCGCTGATCGCCTCCGCCCTGGCGCTCGACCCGCCGCTGCTGATCGCGGACGAGCCGACGACGGCCCTGGACGCCACGATCCAGGCCCAGATCCTCGACCTGCTGGCCGCGGCCCGCAGCCGGGAGCGCGGTCTGCTGTTCATCACCCACGACCTGGGAGTCGTACGACGGCTCGCGGACCGGGTGGCGGTGATGCGCGGCGGCGAGATCGTCGAGGAGGGCGAGGCGGCCGCCGTACTGGAGGATCCGCGGCACCCGTACACGAGGACCCTGCTCGCCGCGGACCCCGCCCGCCACCCCAAGGGCACGCGCCTGACGCCGGGGCCCGCCCCCGCCCCACGCCGGACCGGCGAGCGCCCCGAGGGGACCGTGCTCGCGGCCGACGGGATCCACAAGGCCTTCGGCGGCCGGGACGCCGTGCACGACGTGTCGTTCGCGCTCGCGGCGGGCCGCACCCTGGGCATCGTGGGCGAGTCGGGTTCGGGCAAGTCGACGACGGCCCGGATCGCGCTCGGCCTGACCCGCCCCGACACGGGCACGGTCACCCTGCACGGCGAACCGTGGAGCGAGCTGCCCGAGCGGGAGCGGCGCCCGCGCCGGCACGGCATCCAGCTCGTGCACCAGGACGCGCTCTCCGCGTTCGACCCGCGCTGGACCGTGCGCCGCTCGCTGATCGACGCCGTACGGCTAAAGCGCCCCGGACACCCGGTGCCGACGCCCGACGAGGCCGCGCGCCGGGTGACCGAACTCGCCGCACAGGTCGGCCTCCCGGAGGACACCCTCGACCGGCATCCGCTGTCCCTCTCCGGAGGCCAGCGCCAACGTGCCGCGCTGGCACGGGCATTGGCACCACGCCCGGCCGTCCTGATCCTCGACGAACCGGTGTCCGCGCTCGACGTCTCCGTACAGGCCCAGGTCCTCGACCTGCTCGCCGAGCTGCAGGACTCCCTCGGCCTGGCCTATCTGTTCATCTCGCACGATCTCGGCGTCGTACGCCATGTCAGCGACGACGTCCTCGTGATGAAGGACGGCCGGGTCGTGGAGTCGGGCCCCGCCGAGGACCTGTTCTCCGCCCCTCAGCACCCCTACACCCGAGCCCTGCTGGACGCCGTGCACCCGCACCCCACCACCACCGCCGGAGCCACCCGATGA